One genomic window of Medicago truncatula cultivar Jemalong A17 chromosome 1, MtrunA17r5.0-ANR, whole genome shotgun sequence includes the following:
- the LOC11424937 gene encoding MATH domain and coiled-coil domain-containing protein At3g58250, with product MDGQETSLEIFEKFTWKIENFSRLNVDKLYSEPYVLSGYPWRIALFPKGSSSAVDQLGIFLEAMKTANMSEGWKRDAKFKFAVFNQVEDNRTITKETSQEFSASEDEWGYFSFMTLAALRDPGRGFIVNDTCIVGAEIFVCKSAHEKQINQTVKMEVELPRPKPEDRGPNIETVSPVSSLVFIEPTKDPDAELVFAALGKVLYFLKTRKARDMNEQACKDLQVLWEELAKFKFDITWLESHVHYALGIKRYMEKALEAEKMKENMVVLELEMERLKVKSLAAEMNLDMERDLLKSKGFKELDLDSELGP from the exons ATGGACGGTCAAGAAACTAGTCTTGAGATATTTGAGAAGTTCACATGGAAGATTGAGAATTTTTCCCGCTTGAATGTTGATAAGTTATACTCGGAGCCTTACGTTCTTAGTGGATATCCATG GAGGATTGCTCTCTTCCCAAAGGGGAGTAGTAGTGCAGTCGACCAGTTAGGAATATTTTTGGAGGCTATGAAGACTGCTAATATGTCTGAGGGATGGAAGAGAGATGCGAAATTTAAGTTTGCTGTATTCAATCAAGTCGAAGACAACAGAACAATCACAAAAG AAACTAGCCAGGAGTTCAGTGCAAGTGAGGATGAATGGggatatttttctttcatgacATTAGCTGCGCTTCGTGATCCTGGAAGGGGGTTTATTGTGAATGATACTTGTATTGTTGGTGCCGAAATTTTTGTTTGTAAGTCAGCTCATGagaaacaaataaatcaaaCCGTTAAAATGGAAGTGGAACTCCCAAGACCAAAGCCTGAAGATCGAGGCCCAAATATTGAAACTGTTTCACCAGTTTCTTCCCTAGTTTTTATTGAACCTACTAAAGATCCTGACGCAGAGTTGGTGTTTGCTGCATTAGGTAAAGTTCTGTATTTCCTTAAGACTAGAAAAGCGAGAGACATGAATGAACAAGCTTGTAAGGATCTTCAAGTTTTATGGGAGGAACTAGcgaaatttaaatttgatattacTTGGCTAGAATCGCATGTTCACTATGCTTTAGGAATAAAAAGATACATGGAGAAAGCTCTGGAGGCTGAAAAGATGAAGGAGAACATGGTAGTTTTAGAGCTTGAAATGGAAAGGCTAAAGGTTAAGTCGCTTGCAGCTGAGATGAATCTTGACATGGAAAGAGACTTGTTGAAATCCAAAGGTTTCAAAGAATTAGATTTAGATTCTGAATTGGGACCATAG